AACAAACTCGATTCAACGAGCCACGATTAAACGGGTTATCTTTATCGTCGCCAGACCGTGGCGAAAAAGCTCCACGGCACGGACGTAGAGATGCGAATATTGAAGACGAAGAACGAATGCGATCACGTGCAATTTCTGATCACAAACACGTCTGGCCCAGGGGTCGTTTCAGACTCCACGATCGCTGAATTGGAAACCTTGTCCGTGGGTGAGTAATCATTCTTTTTTACGTACACCTTCTATTATCGCGTTCGACTGGTTATAGTCGTTGCGCTCGCTGCTACGAATTGTTGTCGAAACGCAGAGAAAGGAAGAATCGTTCGTTTCAACGATTCCTCGTTCTTTGTTCTATTTTTATTTCGCGgctgaaaagttgaaaatttttTGAAACGTGTCGCAGAGCCAAAAGTGAGTCCCCAGACATTCTGCCGAGTGTTTCCGTTCCACCTGATGTTCGACCGAGACCTCACAATAGTTCAGACTGGCTGCACCATAACTCGAGTTATTCCCCAAGTGTGTTCCGGTAATTGCAAACTGAACGACATCCTTTTGACCGTAAGTTCGTATAATCGTAACTCGCAAACAGCTTGCGCCAAGTGCTTCCACGAATGTTAACGCTACCCTAATAGTGCCACTTAAACTGCCACGAAACCATGAATTTTgcgtaaaatatttggaaatccGACTCATCGTGTTTAATTCGGTAACAGAAACGTTTTTCGCGAACGTGAAGCGGGAAATTTCGTTTCAAAAATTTAAATCCCATTTCCCGGACAATCAGATTCGGAAGAAAAGACGGACGGCGGGGAATTGCAATTTCTTTTCTAACCGAATGAAGGAACGCAGGAAGGAGACGTATTGCGAATTCTGCAATTGATCAGTAGGTGCCCATTTCTCTTACCTGAAGTAATAAATCTAAAAGGAATCTGACGTACACTAAAGGGGCTACGTCCTTATCAGATTTATAGAAAGGTTCCCTCGTTTCTTCTATTCATCCGCAGTAAATTCGAAATTTATTCAGAATGTAATCTCATTTTATAATTTTCGATTTCTGCTGCGACTACGATCTTCCGATACCGTATCGACGTTTTTATTATTGCACAGGTTTTCTGAAGGCTGCATCGAAATGTAGGCAAACCATAAAGAATTCGCGATTACACGATAATCGAGGCACAGCGTGTGGCCATAACGTATTGATAAGCCACGTTTTATTCTCGACACGGCGCATCAGTATCCGCGGGACACGAAATTGCGTTATTCCACGCCGCGTATTGACCACCGACGATATAATTCCCGTGGATTCATGCACGCGTAATCATGTATCTTTCGAACGCGGCTTGTTTGACGCGGCGTGACATACGCCATTGAAACGGAACCATTTAACTTCATTTGCATCCCTGCTCGCGCCTACGTCCGCGCCCATGATCCGTTCGTTATTGTTCCTCCGGTCGTCGATGAAATTCCGCGACGATACCTTGAGAAATTGTAACTAAGTCCTGTTGCACGTGCAAAAGGATGCATATGCATAGCTGTTCGAGCTTTTATCGTCTATCGAGACGTGTGCTAACGCATCCGTGGCAATTAAAGTAGCGCGTACATATGTTCTCGTCAGAGTTAAGCGAAATATCAATATTTGCTTAGAATCGATGTTCGAAGATTAATATGTACCTTCGATCGCGTAAGAAATGCCTGGAACACGCGGTGGAATCGCAAATGTACTTTACGTGTTCTTGATATTACGGAATAAATCTGAAACGCTGTTATCCTAGGTCAGACCACACTTAGAGCTGACGTTCGAGAACATATTATCTCACATAAACACGGTTTACGTCCTACGCACGAAGAAAGGAGTGATGCAAGTCGACGCTTCGGAAGAATACTCGTACCTGCGTTTGAAAGTTGGTATATCGTCTACGTAAATTATGTGTTAGCTTAGAAACATCGATGATTAAGAGGTAGTCGATTCGACAGCCGACCAAGAACATAGTTAGTCGATCAATTTTTACACGATATGAATAGCAGGATGCAGAAGGGTATTTTCTCGCCACGATCAAGGCTGTCACTTTTCCAGGGGCAAATGTTGTACATACCTGAGTCGGATTTCGTCACCTTCCTCTGCTACCCCAGCGTTATAAACTTGGACGACTTAGTCAGGTAAGAGTTTACATAAAATCACTCTATTCAACTTTCCAGATCAATAAGTCTCAATCCATAGCTGTTTCTATTCGAAACTTCTGGATTCTACTCTATCTCGTGTTTCATCCATGTTCACTAGAAAGCATGTCTCCGCGTTTCCATATCGCTGTGTCATTCGATCTCTGAAAAAGCTTGCTTGCAATTCCTGGTAGACGCGAACGGCTTGCATCGCGAAGGCTCGACTGGTTACCAAAACGAACGGCCAGCTGAACCTCTGAATCGTTCATCTAAATTCGATAGAACTCGAACCTCTTCGAGATGTTCGATTACACGGTTCGATTTTCCGCGTTAAACGCACTGGTGCCGCGACGATTAACGGGCGGGGGGGAAGGGAGAGGGGCCCGTTTCTCCCGGACACGACCTCGATTTATTAGAAATCGAAGAAACGACGCGATCGTTCGCATTCCGCCGTTCCATTAAGCAGCCTGTAATTCGAAAATTCGCTGTCTCGCGCGCCGCGGTAATCGCGTCGCGTAGATTGATATCGCTATTCGCGGGTATGCGTTGATCCGCGCCACTCCGCGCCGTGTCGCAATTATCGAATAGTTCCTAAATTGAATTTCAATCGAGCCAAACAACGGGGCCGCGCTGCTATGATCAATAACGGGGCGGTGGTACACGCGTTCGCAGTCGATGCGTTTCCCGTCTGTAGTCTGAAACACCTACCAGTGATCCTGTCAGGGCGCTTGGCTCGTAACAAAACTGAAAGAACCCCTTGGAGAACGTAACGCGACAGGTTTCACCTTGCAATCTTGCGTTTTACCATAATTACATGATTCGTCGTTAAAATTACGCTTAATTAATAAGTAGAAAATTCTTCCCGTCGAGATAAGGCAAGTAACGAAGTAAATAAATGGGTGAAATAAATAAAGGACAATTGGATTCATTCGTTGCTTCAGCCagagctgcatttacattaaaaTTCAATTAAGTCTCGCCGCTTTGTGTTCCACGGAACGAACGAACCCGTTTTGTCACGGTTTCGGTTAAGATAAGCGGAAAGCGCAGCTTCCGCGTCCCAGATACTTTTACCCTTCGGCAGCCGAGTCTCTGTTGCATTATAGTTTAATCTTCGCGCGCGTCACTTTTTGGAATTCGATCTATCTATCGATAGAGGATGATACGTGCAACGAGAATGGTAAAACGAAGGTTCTGCAGAATTCGCAGTTAGGTCATCGATAGAGCTGGTATGGAGGTCGATATCTTCGAGCTTATCGTGATACACTTGTAAAAAAAATCGGGAAACACTGTATTGGCGCCGAAAGCGGAATCGAGCTGTAACAACGATTCATCAAGTAACAATAAGACAATGCGGATATCCCCTTTAGACCGTTCAAAAAGCTACCAGCCATGGAACGTAACCTAACGATCTCGTAGCCATCGATGGTAATGGTATGTAGGTCGTAATCGTAAATAGACGCGACATGTTCGGTGGTCACCTAATATACTAGTATACTATCCCTATTAATTCGTCGTAACGTGTCCCCCTATCTTTCAGCGGAAAATATTTGTCCTCGGTAAAATAACGGTATACCGGCCGTTCAATAGACGTTGAAGCAGTGGCTCGCATAATTACAGCCATTCTAGTGTCTGCTCGTGCTTTACTGCGGACATAAATTCTCGTCATGCCGCCACCGAATTGCCACCGTTCGAATAATCTTCACCCTTGTTGTTCTCGTCGTTTGCTCCCCCCTTTCCACCATACACCGAACTATTATCTCTTTGGTTCTCCAACCACGGCCATCTTGCGTCTCCCGTTTCCACCGTCCTACGCTTCAACAGCTGACAGAATGCATAAGACATCGCGACTCTGTCTCGACGTATACTCTCCCATAAATCCCTGCTGATCTATTATTCGTAGCGATGTTCGGGGAACTGAATGTTCCATTAGGCGAACCGGATATAAAATAATCCGATATGTTCCCCGTGACGTGACCTACTATCATTTTATCATGGTTTTCGTAGAATTTGACTCTCTTCATTTAAAAAATTGGAGAAAGTATTTTTATGCTCACTGATTTTTCTTCGCATTGAATTGAAAGATTTCTTCGTCATAAGTAGAATCAGATGGACGCGACATCCAATCGATGGCGCGCCGAATTTTTCGGCCGCAACGGGTCTGACCATGCGAAGCGTTTGACTGAATCTACTTATGCTCGACTGAACTACTGTGCACCGCGATTTTTGTTGATATCTGAACCCTTTTTGAGCCCTTCGCGCATTATCAGCCTTGAGAAAATCATTCAACTGAAACACATTTGTATCACGAAGCGATCGTTGCTACGCTTTTCGACATGCCTCGAATTTTGTTCGAAATGACGTACACATCACTCGCATAGTTGTCTATTAGACGCCCGGGTAATTCCTGGCGTAGTTGCAACTGGCTAGAATTTAGTCAGCCAGAAACGTCCGGGTAGTAGTTAGCGGACGAATTTAAAGCTTAATTGAGTTGCCTCGCGTTACGTTGTCTGTTTACCGGGTTAACTTCCTTTTGTAAGGCGAACCGAGTTGTGACTGGTATTAGAACGTTAGGTTCGACGTTAATCACGTTCAGTAGAGGAATTAATTAGGGGAAATATTACGAGGCGACGGATAATAATAATCTTTACTTGGATAAAACTGACGCGTTGTTTCATCGCAACGAATCGAAAGGCGATGGTTCGATTAAGGTACGGAGATTACGCGACGTTGTGGCTCGATCGTTACGCTGTCTTTGAGATTCGAAAAACGAATATGAATTATACATCGAAGATGATTGAATGCTGAATTCTGGATGAGAACGATTAGAGGTGTCGAAGATAAATTGCGGTGGATTTGGAACCGTGGTCTTCCATAGGAGGTCATAAATATTGCTTAACAGGTCGAGCGATTTATCAGAGATCGACGAATACGGGGTAATGCATTTCGTTTCATTTATTTCTGGTGCGAATGTTATTTTATTTACGAACACCACTTGCGTTCGGAATAGTAGATGCCTCGAACGGCTGAAATTTTCATACCTCCCATTATTTCGTAATCAAACAGTAACGctattcgaagaaaaaaaacggAAACTATTATCGTTACTCGTTCAGCAAATTAGATAGAACTTGTTAACGAAATTACATTTGAATCGACTAACGATAACGCGATTACCGCAAACAGTAATATCCAGTTTCTCGTGCGAATCGGCGCGTTAATGGAACCGGCGATCCAACTTTTTACACTCGCATCGTTCTGATCGCCAGGCGGGGCTTGTACCTGAGCGACATCCCCCTTCACGACGCCACCAGAGATCTCGTGCTGATGTCGGAGCAATTCGAGGCTGATTACAAATTAACGAGGAACTTGGAATTGCTTACCGATAAATTGCAACAGACGTATCGCGAGCTAGACGGCGAGAAGCAGAAAACCGACAGGTAAGGATTTCCGTCCGCGTAATTTTCTGATTAAGGAAATACCCCCCACCCCACTCTTGGCCTCGTTTGCCATTTATCCTGACGCAATTCTGCACGGGGCCGACttttcctctccctctctcgcgtTCGGGTTTCTTTCTTCACAGGATACTCTTTTTCTACCGGAAATTGGATCTGGCACCCTTTTTCATTTTTCTCGCTTCCTTCGCCGCGAGATTTTTTTCACGCTGCTTCGACCAGCCGAACATGATCGAAAACTttgggacgtgacagtagatcgACGGTGTCGTTAATTCGAAACCACGGGTACATCGCGAACAGGGTGGTGCGCGATGAATTGTAAGCGGATTGAAAGGGATGGAGAAACGATTAAATCGAAGAAAACTGGGAGGGTTCACGTTTAACATTAAGTATTTCTCTAATAAAAAAGGTAATATCGTAGTGGAGAAATGTTGTTTCTCTCGATTAGAGTGTTAATAATTCCTGCAGCAAATTCGAGTCTCGTTGCGTGCAATTCTTTTTTATCTCCACGTCGAGACATCGGCAAGCACAAAGGGAAATTAAATTGAATTGCAGTTACATTTTTCCTCTTATTGTCTCGTAATACATCGCGTGTACCAAAGTAGGTCGCTCGATACAAACAGTACACAATAGAACTAACATCTTCGGGAATCTATAACAATTTTAATACGCAACAAGTATGCAACGAGTTTAGCTATCGCTCGACCAAAGAATTTTTAATTCCTTCAACTTTTTAAATTATTCTCGTATCTCCGGAGTTTAGTAATAAAACGCGAGGCGCCACTCGTGCGCGAGCATCAAACGTGCAGCAAGGCTCCAACTAAAAATGAAAACTCAGACGATGAAAAGTTGAGAGTCGATATAAAATTCTGAGATGCCGATAACTTTCAGCGACGCGGATAAATTGTCCGGCATTGTCGCAACCGACGCGAAAAACAAATATTGATTTACAGCGTACTAATTGCAAGTTTCAATCGCGGTGATTTAATTGAGACGTGACGGGTAAACGAAATGTTTTTCGTTAACAAGCGGCGAGAAATCACTAGCTTCGGGGCCATTCGATTCTACTGCGAAGCCTTCAATTTCTGCTCTAACCACCGCCACGATTTAACCGAGTAAACGAAATTAGCGAGTCGCGGCACGGCTCGCTGTGGTTGAAGCTCGGCTCCATTAAAAGTTGCCCGTGTTCCGCAGGTTGTTGTACTCGGTGCTGCCAATTTCCGTGGCGAACGAGCTGAGGCACTCGAGGCCTGTCCCAGCGAAAAAGTACGACTGCGTGACCCTGTTGTTCTCCGGGATCGTCGGTTTCGGGGCCTACTGCGCCGCTCACACGGACTCCAGCGGGGCGATGAAAATCGTCAACATGCTCAATCAGCTGTACACGGCGTTCGACGTGCTCACCGACCCGAAGAAGAACCCCAACGTCTACAAGGTGAGCAGTCTCATCTTCCGGATTCTTCCTCGCGTCGACCTTAAATTTCATTTCAcgagcgattttttttttttcgaaactCGACACCTCGCGTCGTTGTTTGGATCTCGCAAAAATTGGATCGACTTATAACTTTCCAACCGATGCGGTTCGTACGGTGAACACCCTCGCTCGAGTGGAACGAAACTCGGGTTCTCGCTCGGATCGCGTAAAGCAACGACACGTAAGCTGCATTTGCACGGGCCAACGTTAACCATTCATGGGGCGACGCGCGCTTTTGAAAGGCACTCTCGCGTCGAAAAGAAAGTTTTCCACGTAACGCGTGTCGTTTAAAATGCATTAATGGACGGGCCCCGGACGGAGTCCGTTCGAAATGCGAACGACAACCGTTGTTAGAGACGGTGgctattttaaataataatgCCGGCTAGAAGGAGAAACTTTTTCTGCCCGTTGGGAGTTCCTTTCATATGGAGAACTCCGCTGTTCAGTTCAGCAACTTGGACGAGCCGCATTGTGCACGATGCTCCACGAGTATAATAGAATCTGGGATGCGACGCGTCTTATTTGAACTTATTTTCAAAATAGCGTATCACTTGGAGACTCTCGACAGTATCCTGAGCAAAGTCAGTCGACGTATTTACTGGCATAGCCTTTTCAGTCATCGATACGCTCTTTCTGAAAATGAATGTTTCTATCGATCGTGGTTCCGCGACACGAAGCACCGTTGAAAAGCTCGAGCTAGGATTCACGCGCGACCATTACACACCCGTCAACAGATACATTTGAATTTACGAGAAGGCTTGTTAAGCACTGATCCACTTTACTCGGATTAGGTCGAAACTGTTGGTGACAAATACATGGCTGTGAGCGGGTTACCGGAGCCGTGTAGTTGCCACGCACGGTGCATCGCTCGCCTCGCTTTGGATATGATGGATCTTGCCGCGGATGAAGTGCAAATCGATGGCGAACCTGTGGTGAGTTCACGACATTTTTGTTACACGTCCCTCGATTTCACACTTCCAAACGAAGCCCTCTTAGAACCTAACTGACAATCTTCCCAaattccaaaacgcgatacaagATTTGTATGCGACAAAATTTCTACGAATCTAATTACAATGAATTTGCGTGGGAGGACTTAACGCGAAACCTTCGAGGATCGAAGAAACCGCAGTCGACTGGCAGTTCGCGTCTCTGTTTATAATTCTCGCTGCACACGCGGCAAACTTGAAATCTACTCGATCAATCAACTTTCTACTTTATCTTTTTCACTCGAACGCTTTCTACTCTTCGTATATTTGTAACCAATGCGCTCGAAACTTGACTAATTATTCGCGCGGTGCAGAGTTCAAGTATGATATATACTATTTACTTTGGTCTAGCCGTCGGTTCGGTTAATTCGAGTTTCTCGACGCGGATCTCTTCGAGATCACGTTCGTTCCATATAGTCGACACTCTTTATTCCTCTCTCATCTTCCTCGGCTCATCTATCACCATCAACGCGTCGATTAGATAACAGAGAATAGCCGTAAACGAGTTGAACGCGCCTCGACTAAATTCTGCAGCGTCGTTTCTCGAAACGCAACGGGGACAGCCACCCGGAGGTAACCCCTTCATTCGATTATACCGTAAAAAGACTCTTGTTCTTCTTCCTGGCTGCACTCTTCCTGTTCCTGCGCGAACGCTTCCGCCGTGTAACGCTCGCGCGAGCTACGTGACGCGAATTCGCATCGCCGTTTAGAGAGGAGACCCGTCGCTGACAAGCTTGCGAATTGTTTCGCAGAAAATTACCATCGGGATCCACAGCGGCGAAGTTGTGACCGGGGTGATCGGACACCGCATGCCTCGTTATTGCCTCTTTGGAAACACGGTGAATCTCACCAGCAGAACGGAAACCACTGGAGAACCAGGGAAGATAAACGTCTCCGAGGACGCGTACAGGTATGAAATTGCACCATCTCTAAAAGAATACTCCGCGAGGTATATCGTTGGGTATAACGGAAGTGTTAACAATCTCAGGAGCGATCGAACACTCTGTACAATCGAGAATTTCAACGTCACAGCACACGAGGGTAATCGTCCGCAGCCTTAGATAGGAGTAGCTAGCTTCTAACTACCACAACTCATGCGTTATCTTTCAGCGAC
The window above is part of the Xylocopa sonorina isolate GNS202 chromosome 3, iyXylSono1_principal, whole genome shotgun sequence genome. Proteins encoded here:
- the Gycbeta100b gene encoding guanylate cyclase soluble subunit beta-1-like; this translates as MYGFVNYALELLVVKTFDSETWEAIKKDAAVNMEGQFLVRQIYDDEITYNIISAAVNRLNIPANEILEMFGRMFFEFCQDSGYDKILQVLGATPRDFLQNLDALHDHLGTLYPGMRAPSFRCTERPEDGALILHYYSDRPGLEHIVIGIVKTVAKKLHGTDVEMRILKTKNECDHVQFLITNTSGPGVVSDSTIAELETLSVEPKVSPQTFCRVFPFHLMFDRDLTIVQTGCTITRVIPQVCSGNCKLNDILLTVRPHLELTFENILSHINTVYVLRTKKGVMQVDASEEYSYLRLKGQMLYIPESDFVTFLCYPSVINLDDLVRRGLYLSDIPLHDATRDLVLMSEQFEADYKLTRNLELLTDKLQQTYRELDGEKQKTDRLLYSVLPISVANELRHSRPVPAKKYDCVTLLFSGIVGFGAYCAAHTDSSGAMKIVNMLNQLYTAFDVLTDPKKNPNVYKVETVGDKYMAVSGLPEPCSCHARCIARLALDMMDLAADEVQIDGEPVKITIGIHSGEVVTGVIGHRMPRYCLFGNTVNLTSRTETTGEPGKINVSEDAYRYLCMPENQDPQFLLEYRGPVTMKGKSEPMNVWFLSRERELPA